A section of the Castanea sativa cultivar Marrone di Chiusa Pesio chromosome 12, ASM4071231v1 genome encodes:
- the LOC142620060 gene encoding uncharacterized protein LOC142620060, which yields MEADYKDSLVGDIPGAYEQDFKLDNVWDDGEESDSEAEPLIEGMAKVKLLKETKAHIRALWSKALIVKVFDRTVGFSYLTFKINALWKLAANIDYVNLGKHFFLIKASGDNLTSVVVWVRFPEFPIEFYDMEVLKEIGSAIGPMLRIDSYTTTGSQGIYARLCIQIDLEKPLINSIRIGRLVQHVKYEGISSLCFRCGRLGHKQENCCYHNKEMERNDSETERSPN from the exons ATGGAAGCAGA TTACAAAGATAGTCTTGTAGGAGACATACCTGGAGCTTATGAACAAGACTTTAAGCTAGACAATGTTTGGGATGATGGGGAGGAGTCGGATTCAGAGGCGGAACCTCTCATTGAAGGGATGGCAAAAGTCAAGCTGTTGAAGGAAACCAAGGCTCATATTAGAGCCCTATGGTCAAAGGCTTTGATAGTGAAAGTGTTTGATAGAACTGTTGGTTTCAGCTATCTCACTTTCAAGATCAATGCCTTATGGAAGCTTGCAGCTAATATTGACTATGTTAATCTTGGGAAACACTTTTTCTTGATCAA AGCTTCAGGGGATAATCTAACCTCAGTGGTAGTTTGGGTGAGGTTCCCTGAATTCCCTATCGAGTTTTATGACATGGAAGTTTTGAAGGAGATAGGTAGTGCTATAGGTCCTATGCTTCGCATTGATTCCTACACTACCACAGGTTCACAGGGAATTTATGCAAGGCTTTGTATTCAGATTGATTTGGAGAAGCCGTTAATTAATTCCATAAGAATAGGAAGGTTGGTGCAGCATGTTAAATATGAAGGAATTTCTTCTctttgcttccgctgtgggcgGCTTGGGCACAAGCAAGAGAACTGCTGCTACCATAataaggaaatggagagaaatgATAGTGAAACAGAGAGGAGTCCAAACTGA